The genomic stretch TCTTTTCAATACCATTGTAACTTGTGATTGTAATAGTTGCATTACCTTTTGATATTGCTTTTATTGTGCCATTCTTATCAATAGTAGCAATATTTTCTTTATCTATATTATATGTATAGAAGTCACTAGGTGTATTTTCACTGTCATCCGGTTTAAAGGTGTAGCTTTCGTTATTAGCCATAACTATTTTTTTAGGTGCAGAGATTTTCTTAGGTGCTGATACAACAGTAATGTCAGCATAATTAGTAATGTCATTATCAGTTGTTACCTTAATAGAACAGTCGCCTTTCTTAAGTGCCACAACTTTGTTACCGGAAACTTTAACAATGCTGTTGTCTGTAGAAGTAAGTTTATAAGTGTTTTTTGCATCCTTAGGAGAAAGAACAACATCAAGAGAAGATTCTTGACCAACACCTAAGGTAATTTCTTTTGTCTTAAAGCTAACTGACTGAGCATTTGTAGTTATGTTCAGCACATTTTTGGCTTCTTCAACAATGTCAACACCATAAAGGGTAAGACCGGCACAAATAACTGAAATGATAGCTAATATTACAAGTATAGTTGTAATAATAATTGATTTCACTTTCATATATAATACTTCCTAAATCGTTTTTCTCTATGATACCACATAATCAGACAAAAATAAACATTTAACACATATTTTTTTAAATTATATTTGTTCTGTAGAAATGTACGCAATTATAATTTTGTTAAAGAATTATCTTATGTATGTTTACAACATGTTCACAATTTAAATTGTGTGAATTTTATGCAAAATATCTATATGTTTTAAATGGTAAATTCTGTTTGTGCATTTTGTAATAAATTAATTATTCTTATTGTGCAACTTTGCTCTTGATTTGATGGTTTTGTGAACTTTTGCATAAATTGTAGCAATTTTGACTATGGAAAAGGTAGAAACTTGGACACATTGTTGAAGAAACAACTAAATTGTAGCATAATAATAAATGTTCCGATAGTTTATGTACGGTTTGTGAACTATCTATTAAAAGGGGAAATAAGGTGGTGCAATGATGGATAACAAAGATGAATTAACCTTTGAACTTCAAAAGGCTCTTGCTGAAAAAGAAATAATGGATAAAGTCAATGTGCGTGTTCGTAGAAAGACCAGTCTAGTGTTGTTATTCATTTCATTTATGAGTTTAATTTTAGTAACATTCGCTTGGTTTACTATTAGTACACTTGCTAATGTTGAAAAGTTAGATATGACTATTGGTACTGCACCGGACCTTAGAATTAGTACAGAAAATCACGGTAGTAACTTTAAACAATATGTAAAGACTGTAACAGGTGCTATGATTGATAAGGAACTAACCGATAGATTTAATACAACAATGAAAGACCAAATTCTTGATCCTGTTACTTCTTCAAACGGTAGAGCATTTAAAAGCAGAAGTGGCAGAGATATGGAAAGAAACAAAAACACTTTCCTAGAATTTGACCTTTACTTAATTTCAACTAAAGATTTAACAGTTCACCTTACTAATGATGCTGACAATGAAAACAGAATCAAAGGTACTCAGGTTTCTACTAAAGAAACAGGTGACAAGGCTGATATTGTTAAGGCAGTTCGCTTTAGCTTTACTAATGAAGAAGGCAGAACTATTATATATGAACCAAACAAAGGTTCAGCAGTTGCAGGTCAAACAACATTTGATTTGTCAAGGCCAATGACTTACAGTGATGCAAACAAGGTTTGTGACCTTAAGAAACTAACTCCACAGAAAGTAACTGTTAGAGTTTGGTTTGAGGGTGAAGACCCTGAATGTGTTAACAAAATCCAAGAATCAACTATGGAAGCAATCCTAACATTCGGTGGGGAAGCTGACGCAGGTTAATTCATAAAATTTACTAAGATAGGGAGGAGATAAAAGTTGTTTAAGAAAAAGAAAAATGAAAATGTGGACTTTACTCCAAGTGACCTTAGTAAATTAACCCAAAAAGGTGCTAGAGAAACCGGTAAGGAAAGTTCCTACGGTGAGTTTAGACAAGCAAGAGATGCTGAAGTCCTAGATAAAACCAGAAGAAGAAAGAGACTTCTGTTTTGGTTAAGTTTACTTTTAATAGCTTTTCTACTTTGCTTGTGGTTACTAATGTTTTGGTGGACAAGAGCCGGTGACCTTGTTATTGATGTTGACCGACTAGCTGACCAAAAGGGTATTATCCTTTCTGAAACTTCAGACTTCAAACATCCTGAAACAGTTTTATCCGGTAAAGGTGTTGATAATGTAACCAACATTACATATGCTTGGCTAACTGATAATATGACAATAGACGGTGATATTTCTTATTTAGATAAATATGTGTCAAGTAAGGATAAGTCCATTGACGGTGGTAGTCATAACGGTGACAGTAACAATAATAAAAAGAAAATTGCCGGTACTAATAACGCCGGTGAAAACTACTTAGCTTATACATTCTATTGTAAGAATGTTGGTAATCAGTCCCTATCTTATGATGCAACTCTTATTAATAAGGGTGCTGCCAAGAGTATGGATGAAGCAGTTAGAATTATTGTTTTCAAAAACGGTAAACCTACTGTTTATGCTCACAAAAAGCATAAAAGTAATGAACCGGAAGACGATAGCAAGTTTATTCCAAAATCACTTAGTTCTAAGGCTTGGATAAATGATAAAGAAATTATGACAACCAAAAGTGAAAACTTTAAGCCAAATCAAGTTGATAAATATACAGTCCTAATGTGGGTTGAGGGTAATGACCCTGAATGTATCAACGAAATCCTTGGTGGCCATATGAAAATGTCTATGACATTCTCAGTTGAGGATGATAAAGAGACATAATGTCACTAGATTATAATTCAAAATTAATCAAAAATGCTATTAATCTTAGAAATAATCTTACACCACAAGAAAGGCACTTATGGTATGATTATTTATCCAAATATCCTATTCGCTTTCAAAGACAAAAGGTAATAGATAATTACATTGTTGATTTCTATTGTGCTAAAGCCCAGTTGGTAATTGAATTGGACGGTAGTCAACATTATAGAGATGATGAGAAGGCAAAGGATGATTTGAGAACAAGGACCCTTGAAAAAATCGGATTGTATGTTTTAAGAATTTCTAACTATGATTTGGACAGAAATTTTCAAGGTGTTTGTACTGAGATAGATAAAGTAGTAAAGATTAGATTGAAAAGATAGTACTGTTTTTCCTTTGTTATGAGTACTAAAGATTAGTGCATATTTAACAAAGGCTCCTTAGATTGTCAAACCAAGTGCAACACTTTGATTAAAATAGTCAATAGGTGAAAGAAGGTCTAAACATTTTCTAGGTCTATTATTGATTTTATCAAGGACTGCATCAAGTTGTGCTCTTGTGACTTTTCTGAAATCAGTACCTCTTGGAAAGAAAAATCTTAATAGTCCATTGATATTTTCATTTGAACCTCGTTGCCAAGGAGCATGAACATCTGCAAAATATATTTCTAAATCTAAATCTTTTTCAATATCAGCATATCCGTTAAATTCAGAACCATTATCTAAAGTTAATGTAAGTGGCTTGATTTTTAAAGAAGCTTTTTCAAAAGCTTCTCTAAAAGCTGAATTAATTGATGAAATAGATTTATCTTTACAGGTAGCAGCTACAAGAAATCTTGATTTTCTATCAATAGCAGTAACAAGATAGCCTTTTCCAACTGAACCGTAAATTGTATCTCCCTCATAATCACCAAATCTTCCTCTCTCATCAATTACAGAATCACGATTATGAATTGATTTTTCAGAATGTTTAGTGTAGGTCTTACGCTCAGTTCTGTAAGGTTTTCCTCTTCTTCTAAGATGTGATGCAGGTGAAATACCGGGAATAATTTGGAACGAATTGCACGATAAATAGAAGAAAAGAAATCTTTATATTATGATTTAAATTCCATTTATCGGCTATTATTTCCGGTGACCAAAAGGAATGTAATTTATCAAATACATAATTATATATATCTGTGTATATGAGTAAATTATTTTTTCTATGACAATCCTTTCTTCTTACTAAATATTTTACATGTGCGCCCCAAGAATGATAGTGTTTGCGTTTTTTACTAAAATTCCGTTTTAATTCTCTGCTGATTGTAGAAGGACTTCGTTCAAGTATTTTTGCAATTTTTCTTATGCTATATCCTTTTTCGTAAAATTCTTGTAGACATTCTCTTTCAATTAGTGTAAGATGTGTATATGACAATATGATTACCTCCGTATTATGTTTGGTGTTGCAACTACATTTTACACGTTGGTTTTCATATTGTCTATTTTTTTAGTGTTGCACTTGTTATTATAATCTACCCTCCTTATAAAGACGATAGTGGCAACACAATGTTGCAAACTCAAGGTGTTGCCAACAATACACCTGACCATCCAATAAAGATAAGCCAAGTTAAAGCAAAATTTGTGACAAAAATACCACTTGTTAATTCTTTGTATAACTTGTTTTTGTCTCCATGGGGTCTGGTAATATTCTTGCTACTGATTATACTAATCTTCCTTGATGAACTTGTTAATTTCATAAGAGTTCTTACAGGTAATGCAAAACCTAAGGCTGATATTAATGATATTATTAAGCGTCTTCAAGAGGAAGAAAGATTAGAAAAAGAAAAGAAAAAGTCATCAGAAATTGATGACCCAAAAATGAAAAAGATTGATGATGTTTATAATCATATAGTTAAAGATGATTCGGACGAGAAATAAGCAGAGGCTGTTGCAATGAGGCAATAGCCTTTTGCTATGCCTATATATCCTTAAATTTAGGCTGTATCAATTGTTCTAGTGTTAATATAGTAAATTTACGAATACTTAGTTAAAATCAAAATAGCAAAAAAATAAGGATACCGGTGATGGTATCCTTATCTGTTATAATAAACTTATTGTAAAATTATAAATTCCTATAATTTAAAATCAATTCATTTTCTTTACTTCTTCAAAAGTATCTACAATGTCCTGACTAGGCTTTTTAGTTAGTAAGCTAACAACAATAATTACGATTAAACCGGCTAAGAAAGCAGGTAGTAGTTCGTAAATATTTAAGAATGAAAGGTCCGGATTAGATGCACCGATTGGAGCGATTAGGTACTTCCATACAAATACCATAGCACCACCTACAAACATACCGGAGAAAGCACCGTACTTGTTAGCTCTTTTCCAGAACAAAGCACATAGTACAACAGGACCAAATGCTGCACCAAAACCGGCCCAAGCAAATGATACAATTTGGAATACTGATGAGTTAGGGTCCCAAGCCATAATAACTGCTATAACAGAGATTACAAGAAGTGTAACTCTGGCAATAATCATTGCTGATTTCTCGGAAGTTTTAACTTTAAATAATCCACCAACAATGTTTTCAGATACACCGGAAGAAGCAGCTAATAACTGACTATCGGCAGTACTCATTGTTGATGCTAAGATACCGGCCAAGATAACACCGGCTAGTAAAGCAAATACAATACCATTCTTAGAAAGTAGATTTGCAATGCTTACAATGATAGTTTCACTATCTGCTAAGTGTTCAAGAGTGCCGTTGTTTGTCATAGCAAGACCAACGAAACCGATAAATACTGCAATTGCAAGTGAAATAACAACCCATACTGTTGCAACTCTTCTTGATAGCTTTAGCTGCTTACTGTCACCAATAGCCATAAATCTTAGTAAGATATGTGGCATACCAAAGTAACCAAGACCCCAAGCCAGTAGTGAGAATATTGAAAGTAAGC from Ruminococcus bovis encodes the following:
- a CDS encoding endonuclease domain-containing protein, with the translated sequence MSLDYNSKLIKNAINLRNNLTPQERHLWYDYLSKYPIRFQRQKVIDNYIVDFYCAKAQLVIELDGSQHYRDDEKAKDDLRTRTLEKIGLYVLRISNYDLDRNFQGVCTEIDKVVKIRLKR
- a CDS encoding sodium/proline symporter, producing MTTSNICILISIVAYLFLVLIIGVVCARQNNSVDDFYLGGRKLGPLVTAMSAEASDMSSWLLMGLPGVAYLSGASEAVWTALGLAIGTYFNWLIVSKRLRNYSQKIDAITIPEFFSKRFGEKNKVIMAISAVVIIVFFVPYTASGFAACGKLFSTVFGLEYHLAMVISALVIVGYTTIGGFLAASTTDFMQSIIMTVALIVILGFGIYSAGGFENVIANAQSLPGYFSLTESFDAATKTSTPFSLLSIFSLLAWGLGYFGMPHILLRFMAIGDSKQLKLSRRVATVWVVISLAIAVFIGFVGLAMTNNGTLEHLADSETIIVSIANLLSKNGIVFALLAGVILAGILASTMSTADSQLLAASSGVSENIVGGLFKVKTSEKSAMIIARVTLLVISVIAVIMAWDPNSSVFQIVSFAWAGFGAAFGPVVLCALFWKRANKYGAFSGMFVGGAMVFVWKYLIAPIGASNPDLSFLNIYELLPAFLAGLIVIIVVSLLTKKPSQDIVDTFEEVKKMN